In Malus sylvestris chromosome 16, drMalSylv7.2, whole genome shotgun sequence, the following are encoded in one genomic region:
- the LOC126606258 gene encoding uncharacterized protein LOC126606258 isoform X2, with protein sequence MGEPSLFDQMISHLRATSKYYTGYPKDLGPSRVIHFTSEREFVQLLHEGHPVVVAFTLRCNLTKHLDGVLEEAAAEFYPHVKFMRVECPKYPGFCITRQRKEYPFIEIFHSPQQCVEGHQTNSGVKMETKSCIDIIKFPF encoded by the exons ATGGGGGAGCCATCACTTTTTGATCAAATGATCAGCCATCTACGTGCAACATCCAA GTATTACACTGGCTATCCAAAGGATCTTGGGCCATCAAGGGTCATCCATTTTACATCAGAACGCGAGTTTGTCCAGCTCCTTCATGAAGGCCATCCCGTGGTTGTTGCATTCACCCTCAG GTGTAATCTCACAAAACATCTTGATGGAGTATTGGAGGAAGCTGCAGCTGAGTTTTATCCCCATGTAAAATTTATGCGC GTCGAATGCCCAAAATATCCTGGTTTCTGTATAACACGGCAGAGGAAGGAATATCCATTTATAGAAATATTTCATAGTCCACAACAA TGTGTTGAAGGCCATCAAACAAATTCGGGGGTAAAAATGGAAACTAAATCCTGTATCGACATCATAAAGTTTCCATTTTAG
- the LOC126606258 gene encoding uncharacterized protein LOC126606258 isoform X1 translates to MGEPSLFDQMISHLRATSKYYTGYPKDLGPSRVIHFTSEREFVQLLHEGHPVVVAFTLRCNLTKHLDGVLEEAAAEFYPHVKFMRVECPKYPGFCITRQRKEYPFIEIFHSPQQGRVADANITKYSVKVVPFNYDTSAYGFREFFKRHGIQSSSPQ, encoded by the exons ATGGGGGAGCCATCACTTTTTGATCAAATGATCAGCCATCTACGTGCAACATCCAA GTATTACACTGGCTATCCAAAGGATCTTGGGCCATCAAGGGTCATCCATTTTACATCAGAACGCGAGTTTGTCCAGCTCCTTCATGAAGGCCATCCCGTGGTTGTTGCATTCACCCTCAG GTGTAATCTCACAAAACATCTTGATGGAGTATTGGAGGAAGCTGCAGCTGAGTTTTATCCCCATGTAAAATTTATGCGC GTCGAATGCCCAAAATATCCTGGTTTCTGTATAACACGGCAGAGGAAGGAATATCCATTTATAGAAATATTTCATAGTCCACAACAA GGAAGGGTTGCTGATGCAAATATTACAAAGTACTCTGTGAAAGTTGTTCCC TTCAATTACGACACTAGTGCCTACGGATTTAGAGAGTTTTTCAAGCGTCACGGGATACAGTCGTCAAGTCCACAGTGA